The following nucleotide sequence is from Psychroserpens sp. Hel_I_66.
CGACAATATCAATGATGAACTCACGCAACTCTTTAGCGAGTTGTGGAAGCTCATCTTGATTTAATTGTCTTAAATCTTTTGGGAAGTTAATATGTTCTAAAAGAGACGACGTCATTTAACAAAATTACGACAATTGATATTGATTCATACAGCAATAATTATATGATTTTTTTACATTTACATTTATGAAAAACCCTTTTGACGATACCTATTTCATGAAAAAAGCCATGCAAGAGGCAGAAGAAGCTTTTGAAAAAGGTGAAATTCCCGTAGGTGCAGTTATTGTTATTAATGACAGGATTATAGCAAGAGCACACAACCTCACAGAGCTTTTAAACGATGTCACTGCACATGCCGAAATGCAAGCCATCACAGCAGCAGCAAATTTTTTAGGAGGTAAATATTTAGTTAATTGTACATTATATGTCACTTTAGAGCCTTGCCAAATGTGTGCTGGTGCTTTATACTGGAGTCAGATTTCTAGGATAGTCTATGGAGCAAGAGATGAAGAACGTGGTTGTATTGCCTTAGACGCAAAACTGCATCCAAAAACTAAAATGGTTGGAGGCATTATGGCTGATGAAGTTTCGGCTTTATTGAAACGTTTTTTTATTGAAAAACGAAATTTGAATTAAGACCAAGCTCGCGTTAAGGATGGAGGCTTTGTTGGAGCTCCTCGCAGAGAGCGACTGCCGAGAGCCTGACTCTACGAAGCTTTGAACGAAGGAGAGTAACGCCCAAAAAATAAACAAAAAAAACGCCTAACTCTCGTTAGACGTTGAAACTGTAATAAAGTATATCTACTTAAAGAACTTGCACATTTGCAGCTACTAGTCCTTTTCTTCCTTCTTCTTCGTTGTACTCTACACTATCGCCTTCACGTAATTCAACACCGTTAAGGTTTGATACGTGTACGAAAATGTCTTTTCCTGTTTCATCGTTGGTAATGAATCCAAATCCTTTTGAATCATTAAAAAATTTAACTGTTCCAGTCATGGTAAAAAATATATATTAATTAAGACGCAAAGGTATAATTTTAAATGATTCGGTATGTTAATAAATTGTATTTTTTCTTCTGAAACTCTAAAATTAGGCTCTAAAACACTTAAATTCTTATACTCATAATGACTAATTGAGCGTGAAAATTCAAACCCATTTTAACTCAATCAATACTTTCCTTTTTTCTGATTTTCTCTCATTTTATCAAGATTTTCTTGAGAAAGCATATAATCCTTAAGATTTTTATCTTTCCAACGGTGATATATAAACAAAGGAAAAACCACAAAAAACAAACCTAATACTCCAAAGCCAATTAGCTTTTGAGAATAGTCTACCTCAAAAAGAAAACCACATAAAACACTTCCAAAAGAAGCTATTAAAGCAATAATGATAATGTATTTCATTTTAAATGAATTAAGATGATGTAAAATTAATTAGTTCACGACGATAAGCAGTGAGCAACTTAGATTTAGAAACGAAACCATAATAACTTCCTTTCTTTATTACCGGAAGATTCCAAGCTCCACTATCTTGAAATCTACGCATAACATCTTTCATTGAATCACTTTCATAGTAGATATAATCTGGCGGATTGTGCATAAAGGTTTCTACAGATGTGGTTTCGTATAATGACTGGTCAAACATAACCGTTCGTATGTCATCCAATAAAATAATACCAACCAAATATCCATTGTAATCTACAACCGGAAATAAATTTCTGCTCGATTTGGCTACACCTTTATGTAACATTTCACCAAGAGACATTTCGGGATTTAAAATTGTGAAGTCCTTTTCAATAACGCTATCAAGTTTCATTAACGTCAATACAGATTGATCTTTATCATGCGTCAATAGCGCTCCTTTTTCAGCAAGTTCTTTGGTGTAAATGGTATGCTCTATTGTGCTTTTCTTGATTATAAATGACATAGAAACCGTAATCATCAATGGGACGAACAATTGGTAACCACCCGTAATTTCAGCAATTAAAAAAATAGCGGTTAATGGTGCATGCAACACACCCGCAATTAATCCTGCCATACCGAGGAGTGTAAAATTAGTTTCAGAAACCTGAAAACCCAAACCTATATTGTTGATGATTTTTGCAACAACATTGCCCAGTGCACTTCCCATGACCATGGTTGGGATAATGATTCCTCCTGCTCCTCCTGCAGCAAAGGTAGTGGTCATCGCAATGGCTTTAAAAATAGTGATCCCAAACAATAAAGCTATCACAACCCAAATATTATCGAGATAATCATCAAAAGGCGTTTTACCCAAAGCATGCAAGTGATTGCCATCGAGTAAATCATTTATAAATCCAAAACCTTCACCATATAATGGCGGAATGAAATACAACATCACACCAATGGCCAAGCCACCAACCAATAATTTTTGTCCGCTAGTTTTAAAACGTTCAAAAAACTTATATACCGCAAAATAAATTTTAGAGAAATAGATCGATGCTATTCCTGTACCTATTCCCAAAACGATGAAAAAAAGTGTGTCTTGTAATACAAAAGGTGTTGCGATATTGTAATTAAAAAGCACTCCATTTCCGACGAAAAAATAAGATGTCAACACTGAAGATACCGAAGCAATTAATAATGGCAACAACGAAGCAAAGGTTAAGTCTAAACTAAAAACCTCAACGGCAAAAATAATCGCAGCAATTGGTGATTGAAAAATAGAAGCAATTGCACCTGCTGCTGCACAACCAATGAGCAACGTTCTTGTTTTTCTATCCACATGAAATAACTGACCAACATAGGAGCTCACTGCAGAAGCAGAAGCAATAGCTGGACCAAGCAACCCAACCGAACCACCAAAACCAGCAGTTAAAGGCGCTGTAATTAAAGGTAAATAAATTTTGCTTCGTTTGACTAAACCATTCTTTTTTGACAACGAAAATAGAATACTTGGGATGGCGTGTTCAATCTTTTTTTTAGATATGTATTTTACAAATAAATAAACCAGCCAAAGACCAATAGTTGGTAAAATGAAATAGATGCTATTTGCTGAAACTATGACGAGGTGCTCCAATATCCATTGAATTCCGTAAGTAATATTCTTTATAGTTACAGATACCAATCCAGATAATAAACCAATAAGCATCGCCAATAAAAAAACAAAGTTTTTTTGCGAAATATATCTCTGTCGCAAAAGGAGTAAACGCTTTGTTATGGGTTTGATTAGCATAGATTAAATCTACTAAAAAATCCTGCATGAAGCAGGATTTAATATTTATGATTTTAAGTTGAGTTTCAAACTCAATTCTGTTAGTTGATCATCATCAATTGGCGCAGGTGCATCGATCATGACATCACGACCATTATTGTTTTTTGGGAAGGCAATAAAATCACGAATGGTTTCTTGTCCGCCTAAAATCGCAACGAGCCTATCCAATCCAAAAGCGAGTCCGCCATGAGGAGGCGCTCCATATTGAAATGCATCCATTAAAAATCCAAATTGTGCTTTTGCCTCTTCTGGTGTAAACCCTAAATAATCAAACATTAAGGCCTGCGTTTCTTTATCGTGTATACGAATAGAACCACCACCAATCTCGTTTCCGTTGAGGACCAAATCGTAAGCGTTTGCTTTTACATCTCCTGGATTTGTTTTTAATAACTCTAACTGTCCTGGTTTTGGAGAGGTAAATGGATGGTGCATCGCGTGGTAACGCTCTGTATCTTCATCCCATTCTAATAATGGGAAATCCATGACCCAAAGTGGTGCAAATGTTTTAGGATCTCTCAAACCTAAACGTGTTGCCAATTCCATACGCAAGGCACTTAGTTGTGCTCGTACCTTATTTTTTTCTCCGGAAAGTACGCAAATCAAATCACCAGGTTTTGCTCCAGTAACCTCTGCCCAATTTGCCAAATCCTCTTGATCGTAAAATTTATCTACGGAAGATTTAAAGCTTCCGTCATCGTTATACCTGCAATAGACCATGCCTAAAGCTCCAACTTGCGGACGCTTAACCCAATCTATTAATTGATCGATTTCTTTTCTAGTGTAACTGTTTCCGCCAGGAACTGCAATACCGACTACTAATTCCGCAGCATTAAATACTCCAAAATCTTTATGCTGTGCAACTTCGTTTAGTTCACCAAACTCCATCCCAAAACGAATGTCTGGTTTATCGTTTCCGTAGAGACGCATGGCATCGTCGTATAACATTCTTGGGAATTTCTCAACCTCAACTCCGTTCACTTCTTTTACTAAATGACGCGTCAAACCTTCAAAAGCATTTAAAATATCTTCTTGCTCGATAAATGCCATTTCGCAGTCAATCTGTGTGAATTCTGGTTGCCTATCTGCACGAAGATCTTCATCTCTAAAGCATTTTACAATTTGAAAATACTTATCCATACCTCCAACCATCAATAGTTGCTTAAAAGTTTGAGGACTTTGTGGTAAGGCATAAAACTGACCAGCATTCATACGCGAAGGCACGACAAAATCTCGTGCGCCTTCTGGTGTTGACTTGATTAAATATGGTGTTTCTACTTCTATAAATCCTTCTTTAGATAAATAGTTTCTCACTGCTTGAGTGACTTTGTGTCTAAACATCAAACTATTTTTCACAGGGTTACGACGAATATCGAGGTAACGATATTTCATTCGTAATTCTTCACCACCATCGGTTTCATCTTCAATCGTAAAAGGTGGTAATTTGGATTCGTTGAGAATCGTTAATTCAGATACTAAAATCTCAATATCACCAGTTGGCATATTTGGATTTTTAGAGGCACGCTCAATGACTTTTCCCTTGACTTGGATTACGAATTCGCGACCTAAATCCTCTGCACGCTCCATCATTTCTTTTGGTGTGCGCTCTTCATCAAAAACGAGTTGCGTCATCCCGTAGCGATCACGAAGATCTACCCAAACGATAAACCCTTTGTTTCTAGATTTTTGAACCCAACCTGCAAGTGTGACTTCTTTATTGATATGTGATGCTCTTAACTCACCACAATTGTGACTTCTATACATAGTAAAAAAATTAGAACACCTTTAAAAAAATGCTTTGGTGTTTCAGGTTGCAAATTTAATAAGTTAATGGGTTTAATTATATGAAAAGGTAAAATTTCTAATAATTAGATAAAAAAGAAAAGCACAATAAATATTGTGCTTCTATTATTAAATTTTAAATGTGTGTAATTAATCCAAATTAGGAATACGTAACACTTGCCCAACATAAATCTTATCTGGATCTGTTAGCATTGGTTTATTTGCTTCAAAAATTTGTGGGTATTTCATGGCATCACCATAATAGTGTTTTGCAATTTTACCTAAAGTGTCTCCACTAACTACTGCGTGGAATTTTGCTTCTGGTTCTGGATTTTCAACAGTCATTTGATCATCTACTTGAGAGATTCCTGCTGTGTTACCGACTACCAATACTACTTTCTCTTTTGTGGCTTGATCGTGTGCTTCACCAGAGACTCTTGCCATTTCATCCTCCACGTAAACTTTTAGGTTTTCAACATCCAGTTGTAAATCCCTAATTGTTTCTTCCATATTTCTTGCTGCTGCTTCTTCTAGACGTAACTCTGTTGCATCTGCTTCTCTAGTTGCTTTTGCTCTTGCTTCAGCTGCTTCTTCTTCTGTTGTTTTTCCTATTCCGAAGACTTTTGCTCCTGCGTTTTTAATAAATGAAAATAATCCCATAGTTGTTTTTGGTTTTTATGAACTGTTGTTGATTGGATATTTCCGAAAAAAAAAATCCTTAAAGTTCTTGTTAATGTTATAACTGTAAAGTTGGCGAAAATCTTTTATAAATGCAATAATTATCAGTATTAAGACTATCGCTTTTCAATAATATTATGACACGTTTGCCCTGAGAATGTCACTCTGATTTTATTGAAAAAGAAAACGCCCAACTCAAATGAATGAGTTGGACGTTTCTGGAGACTAAATAACCAACCAAATCTAGCTCCTTGTATTTACCCTTGGGTTATCTTTTTTAGCAGTTTTCTGCTTACGTTTTTTTAATTCTTTTTTACCTTCAATTTTTCGTCCCTGAGCATCGGTTTCTCTTAAGTATTGAATGTAACCTCGTCCTGTAAATTCGTAAACGGTTTCAGACGATGGATGGAACAATTCTATCCTTTGGTCATTTATAACGCTTAACTCAAAGTATTCATTGTCGAAGAAATCATAATCTAGTGTTAATGTTTTTAAGTACATATTGTTGCTCAAATTACCTACACCGTAGACTCCTGTATAATCCCAGAAAATATTGTCTGGATTTGAGATGTTTGCATCTTGTGAGCTTCTAAACTCTGAGTCATTTCCGCCAGCTAAAAACTGAAGGTAGTTCTCGTTATCAAATTCATTGATCGCTCCAAATTGACTGGTATATGTTTTTTCCCAGGCTTCATATTCTTGTAAGAAATAATGAATGTTATCATAAAACACAAAATCATAATCAAAAGTGCTTCTTTGGTAACCGTTCAAGAAATAGGAGGTATCATTGAAAGGGTTATATAATTCTATCGTGTTATTATCAATTTGATATACATCAAACGTTTCAAAACCATCAATATCGTGATTGATATCTAAAATCATATCATAAGTATCATAAACACCAACATCAATACCATAACCGTTACCTTGATTTCCAAAACCTACAAGATTATTGTTTGCGAATAATACTCCGTTTCTAAAAGACATTGTAAATGCTATATCCAAAAATGGTGTTTCACCATACCCAGTGGTTTGATTGAGGTCAACATACCATAACTCATAAGAATTCAATAATTGATTTAGAGAAATCGATGGGTTATTATTATAATCGTTCACAATAATCTCGTCTGTATAACATGACGTGAATAATGTCGCTGTTAAAGCAAAACCTAAAAGTAGTTTCATCGTTCTCATAATCGTTCGTTTTTGTGATTTCTATATTATAGATTTCAAAACGCGTGCCAAAAATAAAAGTTGCTTTGTTTTCTCTTCGGAAATAGGCCATAAAATGCTTATTTTTGAAACAACATATTATGAGTTTTTAAAACAAAGATTGATACACGGTATATGAGTGAGCCATTAAAATATGCAGTATTTGGAGCAGGAAGTTGGGCAACAGCAATTGTTAAAATGCTTTGCGAAAATCTAGATGAAGTGGGTTGGTACATGCGTAGTGTTTACACTAAAGAACATTTAATAAAAGAGCAACATAACCCAAGTTATTTAAGCTCTGTAGAATTTAATATCAAACAACTTAAACTAAGCAATGATATTAATGAAATTGCTGAGTGGGCAGATGTTTTGATTTTTGTAATCCCGTCTGCTTTTATCCATGGAGAATTACAAAAACTAACGATCGATATATCTAATAAAACGATTGTTTCCGCAGTAAAAGGGATTATGCCAGAAACAGGCAAATTGGTTGGTGAGCAATTTCATGATGAATATAATATCCCTTTTGAAAATATTGCAGTGATTGCAGGACCTTGCCACGCAGAGGAAGTTGCTCTTGAGCGATTATCATATTTAACGATTTCTTGCGATGATGCCAAAAAAGCCCAGCATATAGCAGACGCTTTATCTAGCGACTACATCAAGACCAAAATTAGCGACGATATCATTGGTACAGAATACGCAGTAATGTTAAAGAATATTTATGCTATTGCTGCAGGTATTGCTCATGGTTTAGGATATGGTGATAATTTTCAAAGTGTGTTGATGAGCAATGCGATTAGAGAGATGAAGCGATTTATCAAAAAAATGCACAAGATGAAACGTAACATCAATGACTCTGCTTATTTGGGAGATTTATTGGTGACCGGTTATTCTACGTTTTCCCGAAACCGAATGTTTGGAAATATGATTGGAAAGGGCTACACCGTAAAATCTGCACAAATGGAAATGAGCATGGTTGCTGAAGGGTATTACGCCACAAAAAGTGCACATGAACTCAACAAAAAGAATAAAAAGAAAACTCGACTTCCTATTATAAATGCGGTTTATGAGATTTTGTATGAGAACAAGAATCCCAAGAAAGTTTTTGGGAAATTGACAGATAAACTTGACTAGCTGTTGCCTATTAGCCTTTTACCATTAGCTCAAAGCCAACCGCCAAATGCTATAAGCTATTTGACCAAAACCCCTTTCAACTGCATTAAGGGAATTGTTTGTAAAGCCTTTGTATTAATCGTATTTTTTCTAAAGAGATATGTTTTATCGCACATTTGATTACCCTCAAAAAACGTGACTTTAAATTCATTGTTTAGTTGAAGTACTTCATTTTGCATAAATTCAATCTTAGCGTAGCTTCTTGCTGGTAAAAGCGATATTGTATGACGCATTGGAGGTGTCATTTTTTCTTCGGAATAACCTTTCGATACAATCAAAACGGTATCTAAGTCGACATCTTTGTTATTGATGATGTAAGCATTCCAATCATCTGTTTTATATTCTGGATGCTGTTCTTGAACAACTGCAACGAATACGTCTTCTACTTTTGGGATGTGGATGTCCTTTTTCATATTTCAAAAATAATAAACTATTCAAAATAAGAATTAGAATAGTTACTTGTTATTATTCCTTTTAAATTATAAACCACTAAATGCTTAAAAAGCTCTTCTGTTGGGTATGCTTCAGATAAATTATTCTCTTTAAATATGAGATTATCGATCCTATAAAAATAAATTCTGACTATTAATTCTAAATTAATTTCCTTTTTAACACTACCAGATTCTTGTGCTTGCTTAAATAATTCAAAAACTATACGATTTGACAGTTCATCAACAAACTCATTAAATAAAGTTATTGCTTTTGGGTAATACTTCTCGAGCCCAAAAAGGAAAGAGGGCTTAAAGTATTTTAAATACTCAAACCCTTTTTTGTAAATTAGAATAACGCATAAAATAGGGTCCTTTCCATTACTTGCAATCAAACTATTTATATCTTTTTTATAATCATTTAACAAGCTTTCAATACTTGAAGTGACTAAATCTTCTTTATTATCAAAAAACGTGTATATCGTTTTTTTAGAAATACCAAGCTCATTTGCTAACTCATCTAAAGTAACGTGCTTGCTTCCAAATTGGGTAAACTTATTTACAGAATATTTTAATAATTCTTCTTTAGTAATCATCCTTAGATTTTACCTCCAACCACCGCCAAGGGCTTCGTATAAATCCACAATAGAGACCAATTGTTGTAATCTACTGTCTATAATATTTAGTTCTGCGTTTAAAGCGCTTTCCCTTGCTGTTAACAAATCTAGATAATTTGCATAACCATTTTTTAGCAACTCTTCAGAATTTGACTCAGCTGTACGCAATGCTTCAACCTCATTTTTTCTGAATTCGTATTTTCTAGTTTCAGATTCGTAAGAAAATAAAGCATTGGACACTTCACTTGCAGAAACTAATAAGGTCTTTTTAAACTCAAGTAAAGATTGCTCCTGCTGCGCTATGGCAACTTCTTTCTCTGTTCTAAGTTGTCGCTTATTAAATAAGGGTTGCATTAATCCTCCAACAATATTTGCGAAAAATGAGTTTGCACTTAATAATTTATCTAATTCCAAACTTTGTAAGCCTCCAGAAGCTGTTAATGTCAATGACGGATACAAATTGCTTTTAGCCACATTTGTCAATTCAAAAGATTGGATCAAATTGTATTCCGCAGCCATAACGTCTGGTCGATTGCTAAGCAAAGACGCTGGTACGCCAAGTTTTATTTCTTGTTCTATTTTCTGAAGGTCTAAAGAACTTCTTTCAAAATTTTGAGGTGCTTTTCCCAATAAAATACTTAAGGTATTTTCTGTTTTAAAAATAGCAGTTTCAACATCTACCTGTAAGGCTTTAACATTATTATATTGCGCTATGTTTTGATCTACAGCAACTTGAGTTACCTGTCCCGCGTCTTTTAACGCTTTAATCGTCTCCACACCACTTTCTCGAGTTGCGATGGTTTGCTTTGTAACTTCCAATTGCGCATCCAAAGCTAATAAATTATAATAGGTGTTCGCAATGCTTGAAATCAACTGTGTCTTTACAGCTTGATGACCTGCAACACTTTGTAGATAAGCTGCTTGAGTTGCTCTTTTATTACTTCTTATTTTTCCCCATATATCTGCTTCCCAAGAGAGGTTTGCAGTAATATCAAATTGATCTGTTGAAGTGTCATTCAAAAACGCACCAAATTGGCTGTTTTTGGATAATTCTTGATGCGTCCAATTTGTACCTATATTCGCAGATGGAAAATAGCCAGCTCTCCCTTGTTTTGCATAAGCTTCCGCAGCTATCATTTGCTGAATGGCAATACGTACGTCCATGTTGTTCTGCAATCCTTCTTCTATATATTTTTGAAGGTATTGATCTGAAAACAGATTTTTCCAAGAAACATCTGCCATAGACACGCTATCTGTTGGTAAATTTTCTGTTCTGTAAAGTGCTTCTGTTTCGATATTTAATTCTGGTCTCTCATAATCCTTTGCCACAAAACAACTTTGCAACGTCAAGGCTACCACCAATATTAAAGCACCTTTGCTGAAATTTTTATATTTTAAAATTGATTTCATCGTTTTATTCTTCAATAGATTTTACTGTTGGTTTACTCGATATTTTTTCTTGTAACCATTGAAATAATATAAATAGGATAGGAATAACGAAAACTCCTAAAAGTGTCCCGATTAACATACCACCTGCTGCTCCTGTACCAATGGAGTTATTACCTTCAGAGCCCACTCCTTTTGCCAATACCAAAGGCATTAAACCTAAGATAAATGCAAATGAGGTCATTAAAATTGGACGCAAACGAGATTTAGCACCATTAATCGCTGCGTTAACAATGCTCTCACCGTTTTTTCTGCGTTGTATTGCAAACTCTACGATAAGTATGGCATTTTTGGCCAGTAGACCAATGAGCATGATTAAGGCAATTTGAAAATAAATGTTGTTTTCTAATCCAAAAAGTTTCGTGCTAATATAGGCTCCAAAAACACCAAATGGTAATGATAATACCACTGCAAAAGGCAGCAAATAACTCTCATATTGCGCGCTTAATAAGAAATACACAAACAGAATACTTAATATAAATATAAAGGTGGTTTGGTTTCCTGCGTTTACTTCTTCACGGGTTAAACCAGAATAAGCAACTGTATAATTACTTGGTAATTTTGCAACCTCTTCTTCAATAACCCTTATGGCATCTCCAGTACTAAACCCTTCATTTGTTGCACCCGTTATGGTTGTTGAATTGAATAAATTGAAACGTGTTACCGATTGCGGTCCATACACACGTTTTAAAGTAACAAACTGAGTGATTGGTGTCATTTCTCCGGTCTCTGTTCTTACATACATGCTATTTAGTGCGCTTTCATCTGCCCTATCTTCTGGTAGCGCTTGAATGTAAACCCTAAATTGTTTTCCAAATTTAGAAAAATCAGAAGCATAAACACCTCCAATATAGCCTTGTAATGTTGAAAAAATACTGGTAACCGAAACCCCTTTTTCTTTAGCCAATGGCACATTGACTTCCATTTCGTACTGCGGATAATTTGTACTGAAAGATGACGTCGCATATTTAATTTCTGG
It contains:
- the lysM gene encoding peptidoglycan-binding protein LysM encodes the protein MGLFSFIKNAGAKVFGIGKTTEEEAAEARAKATREADATELRLEEAAARNMEETIRDLQLDVENLKVYVEDEMARVSGEAHDQATKEKVVLVVGNTAGISQVDDQMTVENPEPEAKFHAVVSGDTLGKIAKHYYGDAMKYPQIFEANKPMLTDPDKIYVGQVLRIPNLD
- a CDS encoding nucleoside deaminase encodes the protein MKNPFDDTYFMKKAMQEAEEAFEKGEIPVGAVIVINDRIIARAHNLTELLNDVTAHAEMQAITAAANFLGGKYLVNCTLYVTLEPCQMCAGALYWSQISRIVYGARDEERGCIALDAKLHPKTKMVGGIMADEVSALLKRFFIEKRNLN
- the aspS gene encoding aspartate--tRNA ligase; translation: MYRSHNCGELRASHINKEVTLAGWVQKSRNKGFIVWVDLRDRYGMTQLVFDEERTPKEMMERAEDLGREFVIQVKGKVIERASKNPNMPTGDIEILVSELTILNESKLPPFTIEDETDGGEELRMKYRYLDIRRNPVKNSLMFRHKVTQAVRNYLSKEGFIEVETPYLIKSTPEGARDFVVPSRMNAGQFYALPQSPQTFKQLLMVGGMDKYFQIVKCFRDEDLRADRQPEFTQIDCEMAFIEQEDILNAFEGLTRHLVKEVNGVEVEKFPRMLYDDAMRLYGNDKPDIRFGMEFGELNEVAQHKDFGVFNAAELVVGIAVPGGNSYTRKEIDQLIDWVKRPQVGALGMVYCRYNDDGSFKSSVDKFYDQEDLANWAEVTGAKPGDLICVLSGEKNKVRAQLSALRMELATRLGLRDPKTFAPLWVMDFPLLEWDEDTERYHAMHHPFTSPKPGQLELLKTNPGDVKANAYDLVLNGNEIGGGSIRIHDKETQALMFDYLGFTPEEAKAQFGFLMDAFQYGAPPHGGLAFGLDRLVAILGGQETIRDFIAFPKNNNGRDVMIDAPAPIDDDQLTELSLKLNLKS
- a CDS encoding TetR/AcrR family transcriptional regulator, whose amino-acid sequence is MITKEELLKYSVNKFTQFGSKHVTLDELANELGISKKTIYTFFDNKEDLVTSSIESLLNDYKKDINSLIASNGKDPILCVILIYKKGFEYLKYFKPSFLFGLEKYYPKAITLFNEFVDELSNRIVFELFKQAQESGSVKKEINLELIVRIYFYRIDNLIFKENNLSEAYPTEELFKHLVVYNLKGIITSNYSNSYFE
- a CDS encoding NAD(P)H-dependent glycerol-3-phosphate dehydrogenase; protein product: MSEPLKYAVFGAGSWATAIVKMLCENLDEVGWYMRSVYTKEHLIKEQHNPSYLSSVEFNIKQLKLSNDINEIAEWADVLIFVIPSAFIHGELQKLTIDISNKTIVSAVKGIMPETGKLVGEQFHDEYNIPFENIAVIAGPCHAEEVALERLSYLTISCDDAKKAQHIADALSSDYIKTKISDDIIGTEYAVMLKNIYAIAAGIAHGLGYGDNFQSVLMSNAIREMKRFIKKMHKMKRNINDSAYLGDLLVTGYSTFSRNRMFGNMIGKGYTVKSAQMEMSMVAEGYYATKSAHELNKKNKKKTRLPIINAVYEILYENKNPKKVFGKLTDKLD
- a CDS encoding cold-shock protein; this translates as MTGTVKFFNDSKGFGFITNDETGKDIFVHVSNLNGVELREGDSVEYNEEEGRKGLVAANVQVL
- a CDS encoding chloride channel protein codes for the protein MLIKPITKRLLLLRQRYISQKNFVFLLAMLIGLLSGLVSVTIKNITYGIQWILEHLVIVSANSIYFILPTIGLWLVYLFVKYISKKKIEHAIPSILFSLSKKNGLVKRSKIYLPLITAPLTAGFGGSVGLLGPAIASASAVSSYVGQLFHVDRKTRTLLIGCAAAGAIASIFQSPIAAIIFAVEVFSLDLTFASLLPLLIASVSSVLTSYFFVGNGVLFNYNIATPFVLQDTLFFIVLGIGTGIASIYFSKIYFAVYKFFERFKTSGQKLLVGGLAIGVMLYFIPPLYGEGFGFINDLLDGNHLHALGKTPFDDYLDNIWVVIALLFGITIFKAIAMTTTFAAGGAGGIIIPTMVMGSALGNVVAKIINNIGLGFQVSETNFTLLGMAGLIAGVLHAPLTAIFLIAEITGGYQLFVPLMITVSMSFIIKKSTIEHTIYTKELAEKGALLTHDKDQSVLTLMKLDSVIEKDFTILNPEMSLGEMLHKGVAKSSRNLFPVVDYNGYLVGIILLDDIRTVMFDQSLYETTSVETFMHNPPDYIYYESDSMKDVMRRFQDSGAWNLPVIKKGSYYGFVSKSKLLTAYRRELINFTSS
- a CDS encoding efflux transporter outer membrane subunit; its protein translation is MKSILKYKNFSKGALILVVALTLQSCFVAKDYERPELNIETEALYRTENLPTDSVSMADVSWKNLFSDQYLQKYIEEGLQNNMDVRIAIQQMIAAEAYAKQGRAGYFPSANIGTNWTHQELSKNSQFGAFLNDTSTDQFDITANLSWEADIWGKIRSNKRATQAAYLQSVAGHQAVKTQLISSIANTYYNLLALDAQLEVTKQTIATRESGVETIKALKDAGQVTQVAVDQNIAQYNNVKALQVDVETAIFKTENTLSILLGKAPQNFERSSLDLQKIEQEIKLGVPASLLSNRPDVMAAEYNLIQSFELTNVAKSNLYPSLTLTASGGLQSLELDKLLSANSFFANIVGGLMQPLFNKRQLRTEKEVAIAQQEQSLLEFKKTLLVSASEVSNALFSYESETRKYEFRKNEVEALRTAESNSEELLKNGYANYLDLLTARESALNAELNIIDSRLQQLVSIVDLYEALGGGWR